A single Candidatus Rubidus massiliensis DNA region contains:
- the htpX_1 gene encoding hypothetical protein (Protease HtpX homolog): protein MAMNFWEAQRRAKKKTTIYLSLFIFLTITMAIACEYALRLLAPEDYDPNYPIFGFIFLIITFGVALFEYSMYASFGGSYVAENVGGYRIDSQTTDFKERQLLNIVQEMTLSASLPMPPVYILPADEINAFAAGLKPNNAAIAITRGALQTLNRDEIQGVIAHEVGHIRNGDMKISMRLAAMVMGFFFLLYFSLRILQFTPRSRDNDRNGGVVMIAALLMIIAGVITWFLGSILKAAVSRQREYLADASAVQFTRNPEGIANALRKIAKEQRHDLSSSGMAYSHMYLDSRPGINGLFATHPPLKKRIEAIENRTYIPEDWEIEEKDQ from the coding sequence ATGGCAATGAATTTTTGGGAAGCACAGCGAAGGGCTAAGAAAAAAACAACTATATACCTGTCATTATTTATTTTTTTAACAATAACAATGGCAATTGCTTGTGAATACGCCCTTCGCCTTTTAGCGCCTGAAGATTATGATCCAAACTACCCTATCTTTGGTTTTATTTTTCTTATCATTACTTTTGGAGTAGCTCTCTTTGAATACTCAATGTACGCAAGTTTTGGGGGCTCTTATGTCGCTGAAAATGTAGGTGGCTATAGAATAGATTCTCAAACCACAGATTTTAAAGAGCGTCAATTACTAAACATCGTTCAAGAAATGACATTATCGGCCTCTTTGCCAATGCCCCCTGTTTATATTTTACCAGCAGATGAAATAAATGCTTTTGCCGCAGGCTTAAAACCAAATAACGCAGCCATTGCCATAACAAGAGGCGCGCTACAAACATTAAATCGAGATGAAATACAGGGTGTGATTGCCCATGAAGTGGGCCATATACGAAATGGTGATATGAAAATTAGTATGCGCTTAGCTGCCATGGTCATGGGGTTTTTCTTTTTGCTGTATTTTTCTTTAAGGATCCTTCAGTTCACACCAAGATCAAGAGATAATGATCGCAATGGAGGCGTTGTGATGATCGCAGCCCTATTGATGATTATTGCTGGTGTTATTACATGGTTTTTAGGTTCTATATTAAAAGCTGCAGTAAGCCGTCAAAGAGAGTATTTAGCTGACGCTAGCGCTGTACAATTTACTAGAAATCCAGAAGGAATTGCTAATGCTTTAAGAAAAATTGCAAAAGAGCAAAGGCATGATTTATCATCTAGTGGAATGGCCTATTCTCATATGTATTTAGATAGTCGTCCAGGTATTAATGGTCTTTTCGCTACCCACCCCCCTCTTAAAAAAAGAATTGAAGCTATTGAAAACAGAACGTATATACCAGAAGATTGGGAAATAGAAGAAAAAGATCAATAA
- a CDS encoding chromosome segregation protein SMC has product MSATIDHKLASMQKEMELAKKRAAESDEEKASLLQTIEELKNQILNQKSSKECSKIAVKPQEDKEKLRLHQQIDTLQKDNKDLQEKLKAAISTPQEKSTAVVEQYNKLQQQTLEAKKEAEKAKQQADEAKKETEKTKQQLAEVAEEKQSFENAFKTRESQYKELSAINEVLASEIETLKIALDEKEDSCQKLSGEIEALKQELKNKQDYFNDRLQNNTNEVSIIDTLKDQLKNSVAKVKTEGYPSIEDLKNLREEIDNVNKELEPLAAEFIAVRKRQKNDYKTFYVNEKNLPLKTEIYNKYFSEFKKLKDDFVRLEPEIQKLKSEFEIYQNKKDKNLSLPFDEPYTLQVAIKSKFDLLTLKTDHEKYDEEYDKLQTSFNKLVSSQGNCTWKIGTLGSGIDSMKGILENYDKTLYERFFGSSKKEKDPAKTN; this is encoded by the coding sequence ATGTCAGCAACAATTGACCATAAATTGGCAAGCATGCAAAAAGAAATGGAATTAGCCAAAAAAAGAGCAGCAGAATCTGATGAAGAAAAAGCTTCTTTACTACAGACTATTGAAGAATTGAAAAATCAAATACTTAATCAAAAGTCTAGTAAAGAATGTTCCAAAATAGCTGTTAAACCCCAAGAAGACAAAGAAAAACTTCGCCTCCATCAACAAATTGATACCTTACAAAAAGACAATAAAGATTTACAAGAAAAGTTAAAAGCAGCCATCAGCACACCTCAAGAAAAAAGTACTGCTGTAGTTGAACAATATAATAAATTACAACAACAGACTCTTGAAGCAAAAAAAGAAGCTGAAAAAGCAAAACAACAAGCAGATGAAGCGAAAAAAGAAACTGAAAAAACAAAACAACAACTTGCCGAAGTAGCGGAGGAAAAACAATCCTTTGAAAATGCTTTCAAAACCCGAGAATCTCAATACAAAGAACTCTCCGCAATTAATGAAGTCTTAGCAAGTGAAATTGAAACTTTAAAAATAGCTTTAGATGAAAAAGAAGATTCATGTCAAAAATTATCAGGTGAAATTGAAGCGTTAAAACAAGAATTAAAAAACAAACAAGACTACTTTAATGATCGATTACAAAACAATACTAATGAAGTGAGTATTATCGACACCCTTAAGGATCAACTTAAAAATTCTGTAGCTAAAGTTAAGACAGAAGGTTATCCAAGCATTGAAGATTTAAAAAATTTACGTGAAGAAATTGACAATGTTAATAAAGAATTAGAACCTTTAGCAGCTGAATTCATAGCTGTTAGAAAACGTCAAAAAAATGATTATAAAACATTCTATGTTAATGAAAAAAATTTACCATTAAAAACTGAAATTTATAATAAGTATTTTTCAGAATTTAAAAAATTAAAAGATGATTTTGTTAGACTTGAACCTGAAATACAAAAGTTAAAATCTGAATTCGAAATTTATCAAAATAAAAAAGACAAAAATTTATCACTTCCGTTTGATGAACCTTATACTCTTCAAGTAGCTATAAAAAGTAAATTCGATTTATTGACATTAAAAACAGATCATGAAAAATATGATGAAGAATACGACAAATTGCAAACTTCTTTTAATAAGCTCGTTAGTTCTCAAGGTAATTGCACTTGGAAAATAGGAACTTTAGGTAGCGGTATAGATTCTATGAAAGGAATTCTTGAAAATTACGATAAAACTCTATATGAACGTTTTTTTGGATCAAGTAAAAAAGAAAAAGATCCTGCAAAAACGAACTAA
- a CDS encoding LemA family protein — translation MSGILITLLVLAVLLVLWGVGIYNRLVTLRNQVKNAWSQIDVQLQRRYDLIPNLVEAVKGYMTYEKSTLEAVISARNQASAARQDIKKEGLPEEGSIKQLATAETALRAGTASIFALAENYPQLRASENMQQLQEELSSTENKVAFARQAYNDQVMMYNTAQQEFPAVVIASMLGHHLADTFDVQDAEAKKAVKVSF, via the coding sequence ATGTCAGGAATCCTTATTACTTTATTAGTTCTAGCAGTCTTGTTAGTGTTATGGGGCGTTGGCATTTATAACCGCTTAGTAACACTGCGCAACCAAGTAAAAAACGCTTGGAGCCAAATCGATGTTCAGTTGCAACGTCGATATGATTTGATCCCGAATCTGGTTGAAGCTGTTAAAGGGTATATGACCTATGAAAAAAGCACTTTAGAAGCAGTCATAAGTGCTAGAAACCAAGCCTCAGCTGCAAGACAAGATATAAAAAAAGAAGGGTTACCAGAAGAAGGAAGCATAAAACAACTAGCCACCGCTGAAACTGCTTTGAGAGCTGGAACTGCAAGCATTTTTGCTTTAGCTGAAAATTACCCACAACTTAGAGCCAGTGAAAACATGCAACAACTTCAAGAAGAATTAAGCTCTACTGAAAACAAAGTTGCTTTTGCAAGACAGGCCTATAATGATCAAGTCATGATGTATAATACAGCCCAACAAGAATTCCCAGCTGTTGTTATAGCTTCCATGCTAGGTCACCATTTAGCAGACACTTTTGATGTTCAAGATGCAGAGGCTAAAAAAGCTGTAAAAGTTTCCTTTTAA
- a CDS encoding Cytochrome c, whose amino-acid sequence MFKKASIITLASALFLYFCYAMYQSISSFPDEPTLSHKYVTMDIDGKTISFNLLDPQLAPKDIKEEVLYGFRLFCETPKLLPKNGNALDCSNCHIAGGNTLGGKNGGLSLVGVSTVYPQFSKRDNKVISLKDRINNCFKRSLNGKPLDEDSKEMKALVKYLEFISCEVAKYKIKNIPWLGVTPLKSEHTPDPANGKILYDRNCATCHRHNGEGGPLIPPLWGDRSFNDGAGMNVLGKISGFIYYNMPYQEPNLTEEEALDIASFVIEQPRPRFIKTP is encoded by the coding sequence TTGTTTAAAAAAGCATCAATTATAACTTTAGCTTCTGCTTTATTTTTGTATTTTTGCTATGCCATGTACCAATCTATCTCATCTTTTCCAGATGAGCCCACTTTGTCTCATAAATATGTAACAATGGATATAGATGGCAAAACCATTAGCTTTAATTTGCTTGACCCGCAACTTGCTCCAAAAGACATAAAAGAGGAAGTTTTATATGGCTTTCGCTTGTTTTGTGAAACACCGAAGCTTTTGCCAAAAAATGGTAATGCTTTAGATTGTAGCAATTGTCATATAGCAGGCGGTAATACTCTTGGCGGTAAAAATGGTGGTTTATCGTTAGTAGGTGTATCGACTGTCTATCCTCAATTTTCTAAAAGAGATAACAAAGTTATTTCTCTTAAAGACAGAATCAACAATTGCTTTAAAAGAAGTTTAAATGGCAAGCCCCTTGATGAAGACTCAAAAGAAATGAAAGCCTTAGTGAAGTATTTAGAATTTATTTCTTGTGAAGTCGCTAAATATAAAATAAAAAATATTCCTTGGCTTGGGGTTACCCCTTTAAAGTCGGAACATACTCCAGATCCTGCCAATGGAAAAATTTTGTATGATAGAAATTGTGCTACATGTCATAGACACAATGGGGAAGGAGGGCCTTTAATACCGCCACTTTGGGGGGATCGATCATTTAATGATGGAGCGGGAATGAATGTTTTAGGGAAAATTTCAGGTTTTATTTATTATAATATGCCCTACCAGGAGCCCAATTTAACAGAAGAGGAAGCGCTAGATATAGCTTCATTTGTTATTGAGCAACCAAGACCTCGCTTTATTAAAACACCTTAA